Proteins encoded together in one Bactrocera neohumeralis isolate Rockhampton chromosome 4, APGP_CSIRO_Bneo_wtdbg2-racon-allhic-juicebox.fasta_v2, whole genome shotgun sequence window:
- the LOC126757090 gene encoding N6-adenosine-methyltransferase MT-A70-like protein, with amino-acid sequence MADAWDEIKAVKSKRHTLREKLEKRKKERAGLLSSSPNSVVDTVKDSPNPTGELENDAEAEKAVLQALSSNTLVLPIISTQLLEKVATFLDKAPAQHVINYTLNKLAEQGAVNIKSVTIGKDVGCEVISVETNLILDLYKEVVNDGYIGIKEELKRKFDANDAENKDCNLNKSTKIDANTGPHTRKGTDGSSADASDDIMSLLSMPSTREKQSKQVGEEILELLTKPTAKERSVAEKFKSHGGAQVMEFCPHGTKVECLKAQQATAEMASKKKRDRKLENDSPSKLSSEADESNPQSNVEETTNIADANSTSDSNGNNSVRETESDNKASDSGAEDGEIVSENLKDVEADSQQSTDESIETLDTCTKLHFKKIIQSHTDESLGDCSFLNTCFHMATCKYVHYEVDTLPNINTNKPVDVKTKLCIKRSIDPSVTLYPPQWIQCDLRYLDMTVLGKFAVVMADPPWDIHMELPYGTMSDDEMRQLGVPALQDDGLIFLWVTGRAMELGRECLKLWGYERVDELIWVKTNQLQRIIRTGRTGHWLNHGKEHCLVGMKGNPKNLNRGLDCDVIVAEVRATSHKPDEIYGIIERLSPGTRKIELFGRPHNVQPNWITLGNQLDGIRLVDPELITQFQKRYPDGNCMSPQAAAVTTGPTANSASAVKK; translated from the exons ATGGCAGATGCTTGGGATGAAATAAAAGCCGTCAAAAGTAAGCGTCATACACTGCGAGAAAAGTTGGAGAAACGAAAGAAAGAACGTGCCGGTTTACTATCTTCGTCACCAAATAGTGTTGTTGACACAGTTAAGGACTCGCCTAATCCAACAGGGGAATTGG AAAACGATGCTGAAGCAGAGAAAGCGGTATTGCAGGCGCTCTCCTCCAACACACTTGTGCTTCCTATCATTTCAACACAACTATTAGAAAAAGTAGCTACATTTTTGGATAAGGCACCTGCACAGCATGTAATCAATTACACGCTCAATAAATTGGCTGAGCAAGGTGCAGTTAATATTAAGAGTGTTACAATTGGAAAGGATGTGGGCTGCGAAGTTATTTCGGTGGAAACAAACCTAATTTTAGATTTGTATAAGGAAGTGGTGAATGATGGATATATCGGTATAAAAGAAGAACTGAAGCGGAAAT TCGATGCAAACGATGCGGAGAACAAGGATTGTAACCTTAATAAATCGACAAAAATAGATGCGAACACTGGACCACATACGCGTAAAGGAACGGACGGCAGCAGTGCGGATGCTTCCGATGATATAATG TCTCTGCTCTCCATGCCTTCTACCCGCGAGAAGCAAAGTAAACAAGTAGGCGAAGAAATACTCGAATTGCTAACAAAACCAACTGCCAAAGAAAGGTCCGTTGCTGAAAAGTTCAAATCCCATGGCGGTGCACAAGTAATGGAATTTTGCCCACATGGCACCAAGGTAGAGTGCCTCAAAGCGCAGCAAGCTACTGCGGAAATGGCCTCAAAAAAGAAACGAGATCGCAAACTCGAAAATGATTCTCCTAGCAAGCTCAGCTCAGAGGCTGATGAATCAAATCCGCAAAGCAATGTCGAAGAAACAACAAATATAGCTGATGCCAATTCAACATCAGATAGTAACGGTAATAACAGTGTAAGAGAAACGGAAAGCGATAATAAGGCTAGCGACTCCGGCGCAGAGGATGGTGAGATCGtttctgaaaatttgaaagatgTCGAAGCCGATTCACAACAATCAACAGACGAATCAATAGAAACATTGGATACTTGTACGAAATTgcattttaagaaaatcatacaATCTCATACCGATGAATCACTTGGTGATTGCAGTTTCCTAAACACATGCTTCCACATGGCTACATGCAA atatgtacattatgAGGTTGACACTCTACCCAATATCAACACTAATAAACCAGTTGATGTTAAAACTAAGCTTTGCATTAAGCGTAGCATCGACCCTAGCGTTACATTATATCCGCCACAATGGATACAGTGTGATTTGCGTTATCTCGACATGACGGTACTGGGTAAATTTGCTGTTGTAATGGCGGATCCACCTTGGGATATACACATGGAATTGCCGTACG GCACAATGTCGGACGATGAGATGCGTCAGTTGGGCGTGCCAGCACTGCAGGACGATGGACTTATCTTTTTATGGGTAACAGGGCGTGCGATGGAATTAGGAAGGGAATGCTTAAAGCTCTGGGG ctaCGAACGGGTGGACGAACTCATTTGGGTGAAAACGAACCAGTTGCAGCGCATCATACGCACCGGCCGCACCGGTCATTGGTTAAATCACGGAAAAGAACATTGTCTGGTGGGCATGAAGGGTAATCCTAAGAATCTTAATCGTGGACTTGATTGTGATGTCATTGTAGCGGAAGTACGCGCCACTTCACATAAACCCGATGAAATCTACGGCATAATTGAACGTCTTAGTCCGGGCACACGCAAAATTGAGCTTTTCGGTCGTCCACATAACGTGCAACCAAATTGGATTACATTGGGCAATCAATTAGATGGCATACGCTTAGTGGATCCCGAGTTAATAACACAATTCCAGAAGAGATATCCCGACGGAAATTGTATGTCACCACAAGCAGCCGCCGTTACAACTGGTCCAACAGCAAATTCGGCAAGTGCTGTGAAAAAGTGA